From a region of the Xyrauchen texanus isolate HMW12.3.18 chromosome 47, RBS_HiC_50CHRs, whole genome shotgun sequence genome:
- the LOC127638878 gene encoding G2/M phase-specific E3 ubiquitin-protein ligase-like, which produces MKEVRSSLGVFEGQEGNLFFTYDQSSLEQGRYYTAGKLTAWSLIHGGPGLKALDPALYLLMCGQDADVQNFQFEVLPDREVQENVQKIKQCSTEDDLVKLKQDLGEWIAECGVPQIYNANLECLPQIYGQIVKHFIFHSAVLTTRSSNMITQFKQGLNSCGQLWETVERHWNAFRPLFTHKEGQLTRLSFRALFKVVWSEEGSNRREAEEDTMFSWECLLSSIEEKRVQLTFEDLLTFVTGADAVPPLGFPQQPEIQFYDQEGELKRFPYASTCSTVLYLPRGSSSEDDLFEIIIEAVHGSAGFGKI; this is translated from the exons ATGAAGGAGGTCCGATCATCCTTAGGAGTTTTTGAGGGACAGGAAGGAAACCTCTTTTTTACATATGACCAGTCATCTTTAGAGCAGGGCAGGTACTATACTGCAGGGAAACTGACTGCCTGGTCTCTGATTCATGGAGGACCAGGCCTTAAAGCACTGGACCCAGCATTGTATTTGCTAATGTGCGGTCAAGATGCAGATGTACAGAACTTCCAGTTTGAGGTGTTGCCAGACAGGGAGGTGCAGGAAAATGTCCAAAAG ATTAAGCAGTGCAGCACAGAAGATGATTTGGTGAAGCTTAAACAAGATCTTGGGGAATGGATCGCTGAATGTGGAGTGCCACAGATATACAACGCTAACCTTGAATGCCTTCCCCAAATTTATGGACAGATTGTGAAGCACTTCATTTTTCACAG tgccGTTTTAACTACCAGATCATCGAACATGATAACGCAGTTTAAACAAGGGCTCAACTCTTGTGGCCAGCTGTGGGAGACGGTGGAAAGGCACTGGAATGCCTTCAGGCCACTATTTACCCACAAAGAGGGACAACTTACAAGGTTGTCATTCCGAGCTCTTTTTAAAGTTGTCTGGAGTGAGGAGGGTTCCAACAGGCGGGAAGCGGAGGAGGACACAATGTTTTCTTGGGAGTGTCTTCTCAGTTCAATTGAAG AAAAACGGGTGCAGCTGACCTTTGAAGACCTCCTTACATTTGTAACTGGAGCAGATGCTGTGCCACCCCTTGGATTTCCACAGCAGCCTGAAATTCAATTCTATGACCAAGAGGGTGAATTGAAACGGTTTCCCTATGCCTCTACTTGTTCTACTGTGCTGTACCTACCTAGAGGTAGTTCTTCTGAGGATGACCTTTTTGAAATAATTATAGAGGCAGTTCATGGATCGGCTGGTTTTGGCAAAATTTAA